GCGGCCGATTTGAGATGGCCGTAGAGGGTGCTTATGCCGTAGTCGTGGACGATGACCACCCGCAGGCCGTAGCCGCTTTGATAATCCACATCCGTTACCCGCCCGGCGCCCGGGGCGTAGATGGGCGTCCCGTAGGGAGCTTTGATGTCCACGCCGTTGTGGAAATCGGCCCGCCGCCCGAAGGGGGAGCGTCTGGGGCCGAAGGTGGAGGTGATGTAGCCGGCCATGGGCCACAGGGAGGGTCTGGCGTCGAACTCCAGTTTCTTTTCCCGCAGGGAGTGGCGCAACTGTTGCTGCAATACCTCTTGCAGGGCGATCTCCTGGCCGAGGTATTCCAGAAATTCGTTCATCTTGCGCGTCAGCACGCCCTGGCGCAGGAAATACAGGCCGGATGAGGCCGCCAGATCCGGTCCCGGCGCGCCCATTCCCAGGGGGGAGGCTTCCCTGGCCGGATCGAAGTCGACCATGACCCCGAGTTTTTCATTGAACGCGGCGATGCGGGTGACCTCGGCCTCCACGCGCTCCATGCGCTCCTTGAGGCGCAGGGACGTGGATTTCTGTTCGGCCAGGGCGGCCCGTCCGTCTTCGGCCAGCCGGGACACACGGTCGTACCCGGCATAATACCGCCATAAAAAGGCGTTGACGACCACCAGCGCAACCAGCGCCGCCACAGGAAGGGCGATCATCCACCCCCTGACGGTGAAAAGCGATTTGACGCCCTTGCCGCGCCGAAAGAGGCAGACTTGATATCCGGATATGGGCATGGCTTGATCGGTACGACGTGAATGCAGTATCGGGCCGCCCCGGGTTCGGGTCGCGTTGCGCCAAAGGGGGGCGTGGCCTGTTTCGCCCGGCGAGAGAAATTCTGGCTCCGGGCCGGGTGACCGGACGGGAGAGCCACAAGAGCTGGGCCAACCCGCTGATACGCCAATGTAACGCTTATATCCAAGAAAAAGAAGAAGGGCAAGTCCCGGCATTGTCAGCGGCGGCGCACGTTTTGTGGCGGTTGATTTACAAAACCCCCCGCGCTGGCATAGGACTATGGCAAATGGCTGAAACGGCAGGGGTGGGCGGGCCGATGCCCCCCGGGCGGCAGCCGTTTCGCGAACCTCCCACCGGACCAGTGTCCGCCGACGAGTTGAAAAGGGATCCATGGACCACGCCGACATCCTTCTGGAATCCGGCACCAACGAGCTGGAGATCGTCGAGTTCCACGTGCTGGAAGACCTGGGCCACGGCGAGACCCGGGCCCTGGCCTTTGGGGTCAATGTGGCCAAGGTGCTGGAGATCATCGAAAATCCGGGCCTGTCCCCCTTGTCTTCGGCCCCGCACCCCTGTTTTCTGGGAACCATCCCCTTGCGGGAGCTGGTCCTTCCGGTGCTCGATCTGGCCGTATGGCTGGATATCACACGGGCGCGCACCCCGGGCGAGGTGGTTCTTGTGACACGCTTCAACTCCCGGACAACGGGATTTCTGGCCTCAGGGGTGACCCATATTCATCGTGTGGCCTGGAGCAGCGTGGAAGCGCCGCACCGGTTGCTTGGCGGGTGCGTCACCGGGCTTGTGCGCATCGAGGACCACTTCGTCCAACTGATCGACCTGGAGCGGATCCTTTTTGAACTGGACCCGGTGCCGGACGAGGAGCCTAAGCAGCGGGAAAAACCCGCCCGGACGTATTCGGTGCTTCTGGCCGAGGACTCGGCGGTCATGCGCCAGATGGTGTTCGAACGGCTCACCGAGGCCGGGTTCCGGGTCATCCTGACCGGGAACGGCGACGAGGCCCTGACCCTTTTGCGCGCCATGGCGGCCGGGGCGAAGTCTGAAGACCAGCCGGGCGCGGAGCTTCCCGACGTGGTGGTCACGGATGTCGAAATGCCCCAACTCGACGGCTACACCCTTACCCGCCGGATCAAGGAGGATCCGGACCTTGGCGCGCTGCCCGTGATTTTGTTTTCCTCCCTGGTCAACGAGGATCTGCGCCACAAGGGCCGGGCCGTGGGGGCCGACGCCCAGATTTCCAAGCCGGAATTCGGAAGACTGGCCGATGTGGTGCGTGCCCTGATCGAAAAGCGGTGATCCGCAGGAGGCCGCTCATGCGGCATTTCTGGCGGGAATTGACGCTGTTGCGTTGCTTTTCTTGCAAAACGAAGGCACAAGGGGACATCGTCAACCCCGTATCCGGAACCAGATCATGAAATTTCCCCCGGACATTCCCGCGCTCATCACACGGCGTTCGCTCTTTTCCTGGGTGTGGACCAGCAACCTGAAGTTGCAGGGCATCCTCTTCCTGGTCATCGTGGTCACGGTCGGCGCCCGGGTGCTGCCGCTCGAGATGCAGAAAAAGATCATCAACCAGGCCATCGGGCTGCAAAAGCTCGATCTGCTCTATATGTATTGCGGCTACTATCTGGCCGCCGTGGTGGCCGCCTCGGGGCTCAAGCTGGTCATCAACACGCTGCAGACCTATATCGGCCAGCAATCCCTGGCGGATCTGCGCAAAAAGCTCTACGCCCACATCCTGACCATGCCCATGCCCTTTTTCCGCAAGGCCTCCCCGGGCATGGTGGTCCAATCCCTGGTGTCCGAAGTGGCCAACACCGGCGAGTTCGTCGGCCAGGCCGTGGCCGTGCCGGTGACCAACCTTTTGACCCTGGTGGCCTTCGCCACCTACCTTTTTTACCTCAATCCGCTCATGGCCGGCATCAGCATGGCCCTGTACCCCGTGGCCATCGTGGTCATCCCGTTTCTGCAAAAGAGGGCCAACGCGGCCAACAAGGAACGGGTGGACACGGGGCGCAAGCTGTCGACCATGATCGGCGAGACCATCTCGGGCATCCACGAGGTGCATTCCAACGCCAGCTTCAACCTGGAGAACCGGCGTTTCGGCGGGTTCGTGGACACGCTGTCCCGGGTGCGCGTGGTGTGGAACCTGTATAAGTACGCCATCAAGGTCTCCAACAATTTTTTCCAGAGCCTGGGGCCCTTCGTGCTCTTTCTGGTGGGCGGCTACCTGGCCATCAACGGCCGTTTCGACCTGGGCGCGCTGGTGGCCTTTCTGTCGGCCAACGAAAAGCTCTACGACCCCTGGAAGGAGCTGATGGACTTCTATCAGGTCTATCAGGACGCCAAGGTCAGCTACGGCCGGATCATGGAATATTTCGAGGGCGCGCCGGAATTTCCGCTGACGCCCGAAACGCCGCGTCCGCCCCTGGTCCTGGACGGCAGCGTCAACGTACAGGATCTGGTCATGGAGGTCGCCGGCGGCATCCAGTTGCTCAAGGGCGTCTCCATGGACATAAGGCCCGGCGAGCAGGTGGCCCTGGTGGGGTATTCCGGGTCCGGGAAGTCCACCCTGGCCCTGTGCATGTGTCAGATCAACAAGTACTCCGCCGGGCGGGCCACGCTTTCCGGGTACGACATCGACGCCACTCCCAAAAGCGACATCGCCGACAACATGGGCGTGGTGGCCCAGCATCCCTTCATCTTCGAGGGCACCATCCGCGACAACCTGCTTTATTCCATCAACGCCCGGCGCGAGGCGCATGGCATTGAGGGAGAGGAGGGCCTGCCGAGCCTGGACCGCATCATCGAGACCATCCAGCAGGTGGGGCTTTTCCAGGATGTGCTCAGGTTCGGATTGAATACGGTCTTCAAGAAGGGGCGCAAGGAAAACCTGGTTAAGAAGATCATCCACATCCGCGAGAACTATTACCAGGAGCAGGGCGAGATCCTCAAAGACATCGTGGAGTTCTTCGATGTCGACAAGTATCTCTATTACAGCCCGGTTTCGGCCAACATCCTCTTCGGCAACCCCAACCGGGACGACTATCAGCCGGAGAATCTGGCGAACAACCAGGTGTTCCTGGAATTTCTGCGCGAGGCCGGGCTGCGGCAGCTTTTGGTGCAGTTGGGACGGGAGTTGGCGGCCCAGACCGTGGACATCTTGAAAAACGTACCCTCCCCGGATGCCAGCTTTTTTGAGCAGTCCCCGGTCGGGGCGGACGAATTCGCCGCCTATTCCGAGCTGACGACCCACCTGGAGCGGGTCAAGATCCACGAGATCAGTCCCGATGAGGAGCGCCTGCTTTTGACCCTGGCCCTGCGCTTCACCCCCGGCCGCCACAAGATCGTGGGGCTGTCCAGGCTTTCCGAGGAGCTTTTGCTGCAAGGCCGGGCGCTTTTCATGGACAGGACCGGCAAGTCCGACCCCGAGGCCGTGACGTTTTACCGCCGCGAGGATTTCATCCATTCCCAGACGATCATGGACAACATCCTCTTCGGCCGCATCCGCACCGACAACCCCAAGGCCCTGGACCAGATCAACAAGACCATCGTCAGCCTGCTCATCCAGGAGGACATGCTGGAGCGCATCGTGGAGCTGGGTCTGGATTTCCATGTGGGCTCCTCGGGCGACCGCCTGTCCGGCGGCCAACGCTCGAAGGTGGCCCTGGCCCGGGCCTTCCTCAAGGAGCCGCCGCTTTTGATCCTCGACGAGGCCACGGCGGCCCTGGACAACGCCTCCCAGACCCGCATCCAGAACCTGCTGGAATCCAAGTGGAAGGGCAAAAGCACGGTGGTGTCCGTGGTTCACCGCCTGGACACCATCAAGGGGTTCGACAAGGTGGCGGTGATGAAGGCCGGACGTATCGTGGAATGCGCCTCCTACAATGAACTCATGGACAAAAAGGGGATGCTCTATGAACTCGTCCACGGAACATCAGGACGCAAGTGACGGAGCCTGCGGGTTCACCACCCACCTGGACATCCTGCGGGAGATGCCGATATTCACCGGCATGTCCCTGGATGTGCTCAAGGTGTTGGCCTATTTGAGCAGCAATGAGACCTATCGCGACGGGGACCGGCTGTGCGTGCAGGGGGAGATGTTCGACAACTGCCGCTCTATCACCATGGGCCGGGTGGAGATCCTGCGCGCCCCGGAGGGCGGCACGCCTGTGGTGGTCGGGACGGCGGGCGGCGGCTGGGCCTTCGGCGGGCTGGCCCTTTTGACCCACGTCAAATCCCTGTATACCATCCGGGCCAAAGGCGATGTGGAGTGCCTGGTGCTTTCCAGGGAAAAATTTCAAAAGGCGGCCGAGCGGTTTCCCCAAATGTTGCCGAGGGTTTTACACGTCGTCGTCGAGCACATGTTCTCGTGGGAGGCCAAGGTGCTGTCTTCCCTTGAGCGCAACACGGCCACACCGGAAGAGGTTCACGGCCTGACGCTGTTTTAGGCCCGGGCACGACCGGCGAGGCCTTCGGGACAGAACCCCTCGCATCGGGGTGCGCCATGACCCCGATGCGCCGCATGTCGCGGCGGGGCATGAGGCCGTTTACGTCCAGCGGCCCGGTCCGGGACGGAAAACCTGAGCATGGTGGGAGTCCATGAGCGCAGACAACAAAGACCCCCTTGTCGTTTTTGCCGACTTCGTCGCCAAAAAACGGCTCAAGATGACCCCCCAGCGCAGGCACATTCTTGAGGTGTTCCTGAACTCCGAGGGGCATCTGACGGCTGAGGAACTCTACCGCAAGGTGAAGGACGCCAATCCCTTCATCGGCCAGGCCACGGTTTACCGGACGGTGAAGCTTTTGGCCGATTCGGGGCTGGCCAAGGGCGTGGAATTCGGGGATGGCGTGGTCCGCTACGAGGTCAAATACGGGCAGACCCACCATGACCACCTGATCTGCGAGCGGTGCGGCCGCAACGTGGAGGTGGTCAACGCGGACATCGAGAAGCTCCAGGAGGAGGTGGCCGCGCGCCACGGCTTCGTGCTCACCGGGCACAAGCTTTATCTCTACGGCGTGTGCCCGGAGTGCCGCAAGGCCGACCCGACCATCGGCTAGCATTGCACGTTCCGCTCTGGCGCGCACGCCGCAACGCCTTGAGTGTCTGTTTTTTTGTGAACGCCACGCGGGCGCGCGTCTCTTGAAAATTCGCTCGTATTTTTACGGGAAAAGAACTCTTTCAACTTGTTGTTTCCAAACTTCGGTGCGCCGGTCTTGGGGGCGCGACACGAGCGGTGCAGCTGTCGCGGCGGGGTGTCGACGCCGTGGCCATGAGGCAATGACGGACGTGAGGCGACGTCGGCATGGCGGATCGCCAGGGAGAGAAGGAAATGCGCCTGCGCCACAGCCGGGTTCTCCTGGCGGCCATCGCCATATGTCTGGCCTTCGCCACGGTTTCCCGGGCCGGGGACGCCCCGCTGGTCTTCGGCCTTTTGCTCGTCGGACCTTACAACGACAAGGGCTACAGCCAGGCCCAGTACGAGGGCGGCCGGTATGTCGAGGCCAAGCTGCCCGGGTCCAGGATGATCTATCTGGACCAGGTCAATCCCACGGATCGTCCCGGGATGACCATCCCCCAGGCCGTGGACGACATGGCGGCCAAGGGCGCGCGGCTGGTCATCGCCGGTTCCGAGGACATGCGTGACGGCATTCTGGAGGCCGCCGTCCGGCATCCGGAGATGACCTTCCTCCATGTCTCCGGCGACGACGTGCTGACGGGCAAGGCCCCGAAAAACCTGGGCAACCTGTTCGCCAAGATCGAATACGGCAAGATGATGGCCGGATTCGCCGCAGCCATGACCACCAAGACGGGAAAAATCGGCTACCTGGGACCGCTGGTCAACGACGAGACGAGGCGCGTGGCCAACGCCGCCTACCTTGGGGCGCGTTACGCCTGGGAGCATGTGCGCGGCAAAAAACCCGAGGAACTGACCTTCAAGGTGAGCTGGATCGGGTTCTGGTTCAACATCCCCGGGGTGACCGCCGACCCCAACCAGATGGCCGGGGCCTTTTTCGACCAGGGCTTCGACGTGGTCATCTCCGGCCTGGACGCCCCCGAGGCCCTGACCGTGGCCGCTGCCCGCCGCGAGGCCGGGGCCGACGCGTACGCCCTGCCCTACGTCTACAAACCGGCCTGCCAGCTTGCCCCCGAGGCCTGCCTGGGGGTGCCCTATTTCAACTGGGGGCCGCCGTTTCTGATCATCGCCCGGCAGGTGGCCGCCGGAACCTACCAGCCCGCCTTCGCCTGGCTGACGCCGGATTTCGCGGACATGAACGATGCGGACAAAAGTCCGGTGGGCTTTCTGCCTGGCCCGGCCCTTTCGGCGGAAAACAGGAAATACCTGGACATCTTCTCGGCCGCCCTGGGCTCTGGGGCCGTGGACCTGTACGCCGGGCCCCTGGACTACCAGGACGGCACGGTGTTCGTTCCAGCCGGGCGCACGGCCACGGAAAAGGAACAGTGGTATTGCCCGCAGCTTCTTCGCGGCATGCAGGGCCAAAGCGCCGCCAAGTAGGGCCCGCCGGGGGCGGGGGGGGCAGTGAACGCCGGGAGGGTTGCTTCCCCTGGCGTCCCCTGACTTCCCCTGACGTCCCTGGGCATCCCTGGACATCCCATAATTGCGCGGCGGGAAATGCCATCAGGCAGGAGGGGGGACATGGCCGA
Above is a genomic segment from Desulfolutivibrio sulfodismutans DSM 3696 containing:
- a CDS encoding BMP family lipoprotein, with the translated sequence MADRQGEKEMRLRHSRVLLAAIAICLAFATVSRAGDAPLVFGLLLVGPYNDKGYSQAQYEGGRYVEAKLPGSRMIYLDQVNPTDRPGMTIPQAVDDMAAKGARLVIAGSEDMRDGILEAAVRHPEMTFLHVSGDDVLTGKAPKNLGNLFAKIEYGKMMAGFAAAMTTKTGKIGYLGPLVNDETRRVANAAYLGARYAWEHVRGKKPEELTFKVSWIGFWFNIPGVTADPNQMAGAFFDQGFDVVISGLDAPEALTVAAARREAGADAYALPYVYKPACQLAPEACLGVPYFNWGPPFLIIARQVAAGTYQPAFAWLTPDFADMNDADKSPVGFLPGPALSAENRKYLDIFSAALGSGAVDLYAGPLDYQDGTVFVPAGRTATEKEQWYCPQLLRGMQGQSAAK
- a CDS encoding ABC transporter ATP-binding protein/permease gives rise to the protein MKFPPDIPALITRRSLFSWVWTSNLKLQGILFLVIVVTVGARVLPLEMQKKIINQAIGLQKLDLLYMYCGYYLAAVVAASGLKLVINTLQTYIGQQSLADLRKKLYAHILTMPMPFFRKASPGMVVQSLVSEVANTGEFVGQAVAVPVTNLLTLVAFATYLFYLNPLMAGISMALYPVAIVVIPFLQKRANAANKERVDTGRKLSTMIGETISGIHEVHSNASFNLENRRFGGFVDTLSRVRVVWNLYKYAIKVSNNFFQSLGPFVLFLVGGYLAINGRFDLGALVAFLSANEKLYDPWKELMDFYQVYQDAKVSYGRIMEYFEGAPEFPLTPETPRPPLVLDGSVNVQDLVMEVAGGIQLLKGVSMDIRPGEQVALVGYSGSGKSTLALCMCQINKYSAGRATLSGYDIDATPKSDIADNMGVVAQHPFIFEGTIRDNLLYSINARREAHGIEGEEGLPSLDRIIETIQQVGLFQDVLRFGLNTVFKKGRKENLVKKIIHIRENYYQEQGEILKDIVEFFDVDKYLYYSPVSANILFGNPNRDDYQPENLANNQVFLEFLREAGLRQLLVQLGRELAAQTVDILKNVPSPDASFFEQSPVGADEFAAYSELTTHLERVKIHEISPDEERLLLTLALRFTPGRHKIVGLSRLSEELLLQGRALFMDRTGKSDPEAVTFYRREDFIHSQTIMDNILFGRIRTDNPKALDQINKTIVSLLIQEDMLERIVELGLDFHVGSSGDRLSGGQRSKVALARAFLKEPPLLILDEATAALDNASQTRIQNLLESKWKGKSTVVSVVHRLDTIKGFDKVAVMKAGRIVECASYNELMDKKGMLYELVHGTSGRK
- a CDS encoding M23 family metallopeptidase — translated: MPISGYQVCLFRRGKGVKSLFTVRGWMIALPVAALVALVVVNAFLWRYYAGYDRVSRLAEDGRAALAEQKSTSLRLKERMERVEAEVTRIAAFNEKLGVMVDFDPAREASPLGMGAPGPDLAASSGLYFLRQGVLTRKMNEFLEYLGQEIALQEVLQQQLRHSLREKKLEFDARPSLWPMAGYITSTFGPRRSPFGRRADFHNGVDIKAPYGTPIYAPGAGRVTDVDYQSGYGLRVVIVHDYGISTLYGHLKSAAVTPGQEVKRGQLIAYSGNSGRTTGTHLHYEVQVNGTPVNPMRFMLD
- a CDS encoding Crp/Fnr family transcriptional regulator, whose product is MNSSTEHQDASDGACGFTTHLDILREMPIFTGMSLDVLKVLAYLSSNETYRDGDRLCVQGEMFDNCRSITMGRVEILRAPEGGTPVVVGTAGGGWAFGGLALLTHVKSLYTIRAKGDVECLVLSREKFQKAAERFPQMLPRVLHVVVEHMFSWEAKVLSSLERNTATPEEVHGLTLF
- a CDS encoding Fur family transcriptional regulator: MSADNKDPLVVFADFVAKKRLKMTPQRRHILEVFLNSEGHLTAEELYRKVKDANPFIGQATVYRTVKLLADSGLAKGVEFGDGVVRYEVKYGQTHHDHLICERCGRNVEVVNADIEKLQEEVAARHGFVLTGHKLYLYGVCPECRKADPTIG
- a CDS encoding chemotaxis protein CheV, coding for MDHADILLESGTNELEIVEFHVLEDLGHGETRALAFGVNVAKVLEIIENPGLSPLSSAPHPCFLGTIPLRELVLPVLDLAVWLDITRARTPGEVVLVTRFNSRTTGFLASGVTHIHRVAWSSVEAPHRLLGGCVTGLVRIEDHFVQLIDLERILFELDPVPDEEPKQREKPARTYSVLLAEDSAVMRQMVFERLTEAGFRVILTGNGDEALTLLRAMAAGAKSEDQPGAELPDVVVTDVEMPQLDGYTLTRRIKEDPDLGALPVILFSSLVNEDLRHKGRAVGADAQISKPEFGRLADVVRALIEKR